The Brassica rapa cultivar Chiifu-401-42 chromosome A10, CAAS_Brap_v3.01, whole genome shotgun sequence genome segment acaagaacGCTTTTACCTTAAAGAAAACGCATTCagggtttttgttttgttatgggGAATGGTAAAACAGAGCTTTAGAGAAGCTTAAGGAACGTGAGGTTCAAAGCAGATCGAGTTTGTAAATGAAGAAAGTGTAGAGCTTCAGTTTTCACACCATTTGACATGCCAATGTCTATTTTCTTATATAGTAATATGATAATTGATTCTGCTTTACTCATGAATAGTTCTTTttgtttagatatatatatagatttaaaattGCATTCAGCCTAATATAGTTGGTCTCAATAAATAGATGGAAGGATTTATAGTTCAATATATAACCTCCATGAGTAACATAGGCTATTTCTTAAttgtatttgaatatttaaacCTTAGTATGGGAATTATCATATTAATTGTCTACAATCTATCAACAAATTAGTTAAACTTGAAAGGTCTTTGCACTATATGAGATCTAAGTTGGAAGCAAAGGTGGTGGATCTTAACCTAACGTCCGGCCAGGAATGTTAATAATGTAAATAGAGATTTTCATGTTTGaaattaataatatacatataagcATGTAGCTTGGAAAACTGAAAGTTGGGTGGGGTGATTGGAGTCAAATTTAAATTTGGTAAAAGAAAATTTCAGAACGTGGTCGGCTTCGAATTTCGTGACCCGCAACAGGCTCATCTTGCCACTTTCTCTCTACATAGTTAATTAAGGCATTGACTTCTTCAGATCACACTATGGATGTGCCCCGTgtggagttttttttaacactggtaACACATTAAACCATTGTATAATCTTTAACTCTTACATAGGATAGAATGATTAATTACTGGAAAACATGTACGATATTAGTGAACAATTTTATGGATTCTACTCTGAAACATTTGGATCGATGGACGGTTATTCATGTACGACATCTTTGATGAATAAGCTAGCTACGCAGCAGATCATCACAAGAATGACTCTGTTTGCAGTACTTTGGAACCTTCAATGACTTCACATCATATAATCTACAAAAAAATGCAGTCTGGAATTCGAAtcttagaatataaaatatgttttacaaAATAATGCGCTTGCATGATTATAGTTATATATTAGCTATTTTGTTTAacgattttaagaaaaaaattatatgaaattttaatttggaTGAAGTTTCTGTTTTGTAAAATTTCTATTGTTTTGTAGtgacaaaattttcaaaaataaacgaAAAAAGTATCTGatgaaattttacttttttaccAACGACAAAATTGGCATTGTGCGGGCCTAAAAGGATAGGTCAAGATAGTTATTTCCCATAAAGACAAATATTCACATTCAGCCCAATTAGGTCATATCCATTCATCTAAGGTAGGCCTATGAAATTGAAAAATTAAGATAAGAGGATATGGGTTGCAAGAAACTTGATTTTGGTACCTGAAATAGATCCATGTATCGATTcaataagtaataaaaatatacactaaaaatctctataaaataatataccaaattgaatttttagttcagttagtatatcgataaattaatatctctataaattaataaaaaaattatagttttggtgtagttccaacattattaatttataaaggtttCACTGTATtatcattttagtttataagTATAAAACTAGAAGTTctgcccgcacatgcgggcataGTGTTCTTGttatatttatctatttataactattaaatcaaAATCAACATAAGAAATTATTaactatgtttttaaaaagataaatcaaacattaaactttatattatataataaaaaatattatttcagataaaacacaacatatttaagaattatcttatgttttcaaaatatattttatttttgagaattttattatatttacttatattcaattatcaaatataacacataaacaaaatattattaatatatattcaattatcaaattttaatttttaaaaataaatttactaatTGTTGTGTTACATATGaaaaacattcacatatattttagaaaatatatttattcgtTTGGTTAGCATTTaactataaattgttttatatctaactataaattttataataaaatattattttcatataacaacagtatatatctaagaattatcttatgttttaaaacatgtttttatttttgaaaaatttattatatttatttatagtcaattatctaatataatatatgatataatagtattaatagaaattcgtcttaaattatttatattttagataattcttattattattaattttactcacttatttaatcagatatattttaaattcgtttttatttttgactaatttatatagtttattcattaagggtataaacgatttattattaattttaattatttttttagtaagatagatttgaaattcgttttcattttttgactaatttatataattattcattaaagttataaacgatattaaccgctctaatttttaacgtgagaaatctgttgcaaaaatttactttgtaaataatagtatagatatatgtATTATGATCTAAAAATCATGATAATtcattctttatatttttaatcattttagttCTCTTCGATTTTTATTTCGATCGAATTCTTCTTAACACAAAGGAAAACTATAAAACTATGAGACGATAAGAGCataattatatatcaaatattccACACATTAAAGTAAAGTAACACTGTGAATTTTTGGTCTCTCTAAATctaatttgtatttttgaacCATAAACATGAATTAACTTACCAAAAAAgcattaaaacacacaaaatccaAAGGGGAAATTATACATTTACACTTTGTTGAGTACCCCTTTTCAAATTTACACTCAGGAGGAGGACATTTTCACAAATACCTAATTGTTTAGTAGCCGAAAGACAATAATAACCCTCGCAATTTTAACCTTTTCTCTCGAATCTCTCTAGCTCGCCATCGAAGGCGACGAGATTACAGAGCTACGACGGCGATTCTAGCAACGGCGACGACAAAAGGTCTTCTCTCTCACTAGTCACGCCGTCTCTCTGGAAAGAGCATCCGGTGACGACGAATAACAATCAGACTATACGATTCAAAATTTCATCTCAAAAAATGTCGTCTACTCCTCACGATTCTCCTCTACACGATTCTCCTATACACGATTCTCCTCTTCACGATTCTCCTATTCATGATTCTTATCTTCACGATTCTCTACAAGTAAGTACCTAAATTATTGTTTGTTTCAAgtcattttttgaatttgttatttctgttataagaaaatagaagaacaTTGGTTGAGGATTGTCATGTTTCTAGTTAGATCTAAGAGAAATAGTATCGATAGTGAACATtgagtttttttgaaaaattataagcCTTTATAAATGTGGGtttcaagtaattataaaatgcgTGAACTCAAGAAGTGTTGTCTTGTATTGCAGTTGGATAGCAACGAGTTTTGCACAACCTTGAAATTGCCTGGGAGGGTTTATGAAGCTGTAGAAACACCAGATAATCCCAAAGCGATAATCCATCACTCAAAGATTGATTATATCGAGAAGGTGGAAGATATATTAGGAAAAGAAGAGTTTTCTTTCATAGAGAACTCTCACATTGGGAGCATTTTGAAGTTGGTTAAAAGGAATAGGGTTCAATTTTCAGAAGAGTTGTTCCATTTTCTAATGCAGCGAAGAGTATTGACGCAAGGAGAGGATCTCTGGTTTACTTTCTCGGACCAGCCTATGAGGTTTTCACTAAGGGAATTTCATCTGACAACAGGCTTACGTTGTGAGGAAGATCAGACAATAACAGAGCCGCTGTTCAAAATAATGAAGAAGCCATACATTTGGATGCTGGGCAAGATTGATAAGTTTACGGTGAGAACGTTATATGAAATGTTTAAAAAGAAAGCACGAAGCATGCCAACACTAGAAAGATTATCCCTTGGAACAGCAATACTCACAGAAGCGGTAATTATGGCAGAAAATCCGAGTTCTAAAATCCCGAGAGACAGGTTGCAGCGTTATATGAACTATCGCTCACACAAGATTGCTTGGGGTAAAACTGCTTATAGAATCTTGATGAGAAGTGTAAAAAGTTTGAGTGCAAGTTCCTGGACAGGAGATAGTTATGAAGTGAGTGGTTTTGCGCTAGCCATAAATCTGTGGGCAATGTCATCAGTGAATGTGCTTGGTAAATCTTTGGGAAAGCCATGCGAGACATCCTCTTCTTCTGATCCGTTGTGTCTACATTGGGACTCAACAAGAACTCCGACAATAGCTGAAGTGTTAGAGCTGGAGAAGATAAACAATGTGAGTTTTTATAagcgtatataaatatattcgtATTGTATTGTTTGAAAAGTGGATTTCTAGGGACTCCTTGAAAAGGTCCACAAATCGGTGTCTTGTAGGATTGTAAATTTGACATGTGTTTATACAAGATTATAAATGTACTTTTATAAggactatataaattaatatataagaggtTTACAtagatatgttttatttattctacAGGTTGAGGTTAGCACAGTGATTGGATTGGCTGAGGAATACAAACATTTGGTGGGGGCAACACATAGTGACGATGCTGACTTTCACAGTGTTGTGAAactagttcaacaaggataCAAAATGAGGAGAAGCGATTGGGAGAAAGGTTTTGTGGATATGTTTGTTGCAACAGAAGATATAGGTCAACAACGCAAGACAAAAGACGAAGATGCAGAGCATGGTGAAGATCTGAACCAtaatgaagatgaagaggaaaagaaagatgaagaggaaaAGACAGATGAAGAGGAAAATAAAGATGAAGAGTATCAAAAGGATAAGGAgcaaagaaaagataaaaatcATTCCATGTCTAACAGCGAGAAACTTGATAAGCTAATCCAAATGGTTCGTGATTTGGATAAGCGAGTAGTAATGATCCAGAATGTTTTAGGAGTTAAGGTAACCAATTCAATTTTACCAATTACTTATCAAATTTCGCGTGTTATTCCTCTCTAATGATTTCACttgtttttttgaagtttaacgACAGTTCACCAAACAAAGAAGATTGTGAAAATGGAGCTAGTTCTGGTGATAGAAGAAGTGCAcaagattatgaaaatgaagaagatacaATTAATGAAGAAGCAAACtctgatgataaaaaaaatgcaccagatgatgaaaatgaagaagatacaATTGCTGAAGCAGCAAACTCTGAAGATACAATTGCTGAAGAAGCAAACTCTGGCGATGGAAGAAGTGCACTGgatgatgaaaatgaaaaagagatATGTGATGAAGAAGCAAAATCTGGTACAGAGCATCAAAGGGAAGAAGAGAATATTCTTGGGGAAATTGAGACTACACAAAAAATCACTCAAGACGAAGACACAGaaaaacttgaatcagaaaGTTGCTTGAAACAAACGTCGCAGGTATGAATCTAAAACAGgatataaaggtttataaattttttaatttagtgatAGGCAAATTgaatttcttatttcttttgtagGTTACGTCGCCTACTCCAACATTCAATACTCCAAACTTTGATACAAGggtacaaaattaatatattttataaggcCTTGTAAAAGTTTAATGTATATAGCATAAACatctaattttcaaatattttgtctGAAGGTTTCATCGCCTAATCCAACATTTACGTCTCCTAAGTTTGATCTCCTTTCCCAAGAAAGTCATAGTGGAAAGGGTACAAATGAGGTAttttataaagctttataaaCTATTTCATGATCGTTAAGGTCTcttaaacaattatataaaaacgATTTGCATGAATCAGGTTCTTATGAGAGATGTTTATGAGATTCCTGTTTTCCAACctctaatgaaaataaaaaagagattgGTACAACAACACAGCCAGGTTTGTTTTCCAAACTTTATgagtattgatttattttatagacTTAATAATCCTTTGTAAAAAGGggactattttttttgttctgtagGTAAACGAAGATGTTGAGCCTCCACTTCAAAAGAAGTTTAAAGCTGATACAGATAATGTTCCGCTAAGAAGAAGTGAAAGAGGTCAAATACCATCCATTCATACACAACCACCGTTTACAGGAGCAAGGAAGAAACATCCGATTCTTCATCCCTTTGAGCCAGTTgataaaacaagaaaagaaaaaatgagaGAATGGAAAATGTCAAACAAAAGAaagtaagttttattttataagaagCTATATATTTCATGAAACTAGATATCTACATAAAAAAGTATGAGTGTCCAATGTAGGAAGCTGAGAATCAATCAAGAGATAGTAAACGCAAAGTGGTTTTCGGATATTGAAACTCCGggaaaaaaactttcaaaaacgGTTAGACTATATGTGAACAAAAATTCTTTATAATcccttataaatttatattaatcttCTTTATAAAACTATATGATCGCTATTCtgagtatttgttttttttttgtttcagcatATTGAAGCAGGTTTTGAGTTGCTGAAACTGAGACAGATAAACAATCCAGATTTGTTTCTGAACAAAACTGCCTTAGTTGTTGGAGTGAAGTTTCTTGAAGAAATAGATGAGTTTTATGATGAGTTTTTAGATGACAAGAAAGGTTTCCAATTTGGAGCAGGCTTTGACAAGTACAACATAGAGAAGAATATCAACTTCCTCTATTCGGCCATTGCAGTAGCAGAGAAGTATTGGCTTGGAGTTGTAATCAACTTGGAGAAGAGAAATATCACAGCATTCAATTGTGCAGCAATGAAGTTCACAGATGCGAGTTTGGTCCCTTACGTTAATGCATATGCGATGGCTCTCCCATTCATGATTCGCTACTTCTTCAAAGATGTCAGCATGGATACAAGCAAGTTCTCGATAAAAATTGTATCTGAAGGTTTCCCACAGGTAACATCTTTATAACCGCTTATAAATCTTTATGGTAGATTTGTATCCAGGTTCTTCAGATCAAAtaacttatattataatttatctgCTAATATATTACTAAAACATATTTGTTTAAGGTTCTTAAAATAGAAGACAGTGGAGTTTATGCATTGAAGCTGATAGAGTGCCATGCAATGCGTATAGTGGATTTGACAAAGCTGAGTGAAGAAAAAATTGCAATCATCCGAGAAAAGTTGGCGGTTGATATCTTCTCGGAATTACAATGAATACTAATGTGGGAATGAACAAAAACTTTATAGCTTGCTTATAGTTATGTGTGAACAACTATCTGTTTTATGCGTGTTTGGTAAACTTTGTTTGTAGAATTCTGAGTATTATGAGTTTATGACTTGGATTTATGGTTTTCCTTAAATTTAGAAAGTTCAATGGTAAATTTGTATTTCAGTAGCTTTATAACACATTATTACAAATAGTTTATAACCtcttataaaatcaaaacaaaatggtTTATTACAAATGAATTTACGATATATAAAGGAgtatataaaagttataaagatttataaatcgtTTTTCAAGAGCTCATCagttcataaaacaaaaaagaattaaggtttataaagttgtataaacaaccaaaatgaTTGAAGCAATTTATAAAGGCTTCTAAATcagtttatatacaaaaatgatGATATGTAAGCAACATTATGAGTATACGTGCTAATCATAACGAGTAAGTAATATGGTCTAGTGGTAAGTTGAGGTTGCTTAAAATTTCAATTTAGACAGAAACCCGTGTTCGACCCATGACCTCAACGATTTATctgtttttttatcatttaccaAAAGGGATGGCAAAACAGTAAATTTAACTCTTCTCACGCGACacgtcttcatcttcttcactatgacacgtttttttttttgctttcttgttttctatcATTTCTTCATCGTTTCTCTATGTCCGTAAAtttcaagaagaagaatcaaCACAACAATCTTCCCCATTTTGAATCATTATCGTGGCAAAAGGTAATTGAGTttcatcttcatttttgaaTCAACAATctaaattgaattgaatttttgtttgaaacCTAATTGATTGACTTAAAATCTCAATCTGTTTCAGTTTCAGTTCCAATTCAACTTGAATCGAATTTAGCAAAAGTTAATTCAAGAACATTCACTGTAttctcttttgattttttatattcaatttagaTCAAATTGAAATTCCTATTTGCTTTTGTATATACACTCCAAAATCGAATTGAATTTTTGTATGGAACCTAATTGATTTATCTAAAATCTCAATTTGTTTCAGTTTCTTGGATGCATGTCGTTCATTTGATCTTAATTCACctagtttctttcttttcttgattttttttttgtgatctgCATTTCCGATTCCTCCTCAGgaagatgaaaaataatttgaagaaaaaaggaaaactttTGTCTATTGCCAAAGATTGTGAAGTAGAAGTATCTATTCAAGAAGATGGGTTCAGAGGTTCTTGGTATAGAGCTATCCTCGAGCAAAATCCGACGAGAGTAACAGGAAAAAAGCTTCGGGTTAGTTACAAAACTATGTTCAACGAAGATGGTGTAAGTCCTTTGAAGGAAACTATTGAAAGAAGTTTTATTCGGCCAGTCCCGCCAGAGTGTCTGAATGAGGGTGTCGTATTCAAGGAAGGGTCGGTGGTGGATGCTTATTTTAATAATGGTTGGTGGACTGGTGTTATCGTAGTTGAAAGGCCAGATGGTAGTTTtttggtttactttgatgatccACCAGACATAATGAGATTCATCAGAAGCCAACTGAGACCTCATGCTGATTGGATCGGCTCCAAATGGGTCAAAAGCAAAAACaaggtattgtttttttttgtatgttttaagttataaaattttgaatgtttGAGGGCTTTAGCTTATATATGATTGTTTTGGAATTGAAGGTATTGAGTCAACACATGTTTACGAGAGGGAAGTTGGTGGAAATGACCCGTGAAATTAGTGAAAGTGAAAAGGAAAAAATTTGGGTCCGAGCATTGGTAATTACAGAAGTTCGGAAACAAGGAGATGATAGAAGAAAATTTCTGATCAAAAGATGTACAATCTCACAAAATTCGAGTGATGAAGCGGAAGGAAAACATTTAATAGTTGATATTTGCAAAATAAGGCCATCTCCTCCTCGAGATCTTTGTGCAGAGTACAGTCTGAACGACTATGTTGAAGTGGTTGTTACCCATGGGTGGCGCAAAGGTCGAGTGACGGAAATTCTCCTTGAAAACAAATACAAAGTGTATTTCGCTGCCACAAAAGAGGATGCGGTTTTTAATTATACTGAGATTAGGCTGTCAATGGAGTGGCTAGGTGGTGGTAGTTGGATTCGCGCACATGAGGTATTTTCTCACACAtaatttgtattcatttttgGTGCAATTTAAAATCTTCCTACACCATTTTTGCAGAGAGAATTTGAAAATAATGCTGGCACACCAATCAGACCCGGTCAAGATAGTCCTAGTAACACACTTGCCACCGATGAAGATGATACGTTGAATGATGATGCCACCAAAATCAGATCCGATCAAGAGAGCCCTAGTATCACACTTGTTTTAGAATCCAATGAAGAGGATAAGGTGAATGATGATGCCACAGAAATCACATCCTCTCTCGAGAGACACAGAAACACTTCTGTT includes the following:
- the LOC117128926 gene encoding uncharacterized protein LOC117128926 isoform X2, which encodes MSSTPHDSPLHDSPIHDSPLHDSPIHDSYLHDSLQLDSNEFCTTLKLPGRVYEAVETPDNPKAIIHHSKIDYIEKVEDILGKEEFSFIENSHIGSILKLVKRNRVQFSEELFHFLMQRRVLTQGEDLWFTFSDQPMRFSLREFHLTTGLRCEEDQTITEPLFKIMKKPYIWMLGKIDKFTVRTLYEMFKKKARSMPTLERLSLGTAILTEAVIMAENPSSKIPRDRLQRYMNYRSHKIAWGKTAYRILMRSVKSLSASSWTGDSYEVSGFALAINLWAMSSVNVLGKSLGKPCETSSSSDPLCLHWDSTRTPTIAEVLELEKINNVEVSTVIGLAEEYKHLVGATHSDDADFHSVVKLVQQGYKMRRSDWEKGFVDMFVATEDIGQQRKTKDEDAEHGEDLNHNEDEEEKKDEEEKTDEEENKDEEYQKDKEQRKDKNHSMSNSEKLDKLIQMVRDLDKRVVMIQNVLGVKFNDSSPNKEDCENGASSGDRRSAQDYENEEDTINEEANSDDKKNAPDDENEEDTIAEAANSEDTIAEEANSGDGRSALDDENEKEICDEEAKSGTEHQREEENILGEIETTQKITQDEDTEKLESESCLKQTSQVTSPTPTFNTPNFDTRVSSPNPTFTSPKFDLLSQESHSGKGTNEVLMRDVYEIPVFQPLMKIKKRLVQQHSQVNEDVEPPLQKKFKADTDNVPLRRSERGQIPSIHTQPPFTGARKKHPILHPFEPVDKTRKEKMREWKMSNKRKKLRINQEIVNAKWFSDIETPGKKLSKTHIEAGFELLKLRQINNPDLFLNKTALVVGVKFLEEIDEFYDEFLDDKKGFQFGAGFDKYNIEKNINFLYSAIAVAEKYWLGVVINLEKRNITAFNCAAMKFTDASLVPYVNAYAMALPFMIRYFFKDVSMDTSKFSIKIVSEGS
- the LOC117128926 gene encoding uncharacterized protein LOC117128926 isoform X1, encoding MSSTPHDSPLHDSPIHDSPLHDSPIHDSYLHDSLQLDSNEFCTTLKLPGRVYEAVETPDNPKAIIHHSKIDYIEKVEDILGKEEFSFIENSHIGSILKLVKRNRVQFSEELFHFLMQRRVLTQGEDLWFTFSDQPMRFSLREFHLTTGLRCEEDQTITEPLFKIMKKPYIWMLGKIDKFTVRTLYEMFKKKARSMPTLERLSLGTAILTEAVIMAENPSSKIPRDRLQRYMNYRSHKIAWGKTAYRILMRSVKSLSASSWTGDSYEVSGFALAINLWAMSSVNVLGKSLGKPCETSSSSDPLCLHWDSTRTPTIAEVLELEKINNVEVSTVIGLAEEYKHLVGATHSDDADFHSVVKLVQQGYKMRRSDWEKGFVDMFVATEDIGQQRKTKDEDAEHGEDLNHNEDEEEKKDEEEKTDEEENKDEEYQKDKEQRKDKNHSMSNSEKLDKLIQMVRDLDKRVVMIQNVLGVKFNDSSPNKEDCENGASSGDRRSAQDYENEEDTINEEANSDDKKNAPDDENEEDTIAEAANSEDTIAEEANSGDGRSALDDENEKEICDEEAKSGTEHQREEENILGEIETTQKITQDEDTEKLESESCLKQTSQVTSPTPTFNTPNFDTRVSSPNPTFTSPKFDLLSQESHSGKGTNEVLMRDVYEIPVFQPLMKIKKRLVQQHSQVNEDVEPPLQKKFKADTDNVPLRRSERGQIPSIHTQPPFTGARKKHPILHPFEPVDKTRKEKMREWKMSNKRKKLRINQEIVNAKWFSDIETPGKKLSKTHIEAGFELLKLRQINNPDLFLNKTALVVGVKFLEEIDEFYDEFLDDKKGFQFGAGFDKYNIEKNINFLYSAIAVAEKYWLGVVINLEKRNITAFNCAAMKFTDASLVPYVNAYAMALPFMIRYFFKDVSMDTSKFSIKIVSEGFPQVLKIEDSGVYALKLIECHAMRIVDLTKLSEEKIAIIREKLAVDIFSELQ